A DNA window from Altererythrobacter sp. B11 contains the following coding sequences:
- a CDS encoding thioesterase family protein — translation MTVRAAFTRADDPAEYIAIEGAAGPWSPDTCHGGAPAALLVQVAEGIAAPAPMSVARVTMDLLRRVPLGRLRVESRVVREGKKIQLLALELRANGVEVARATVLRMRREPERVPDPVSSLTTPFPGPDAGRVTTGATGGFAGLFTMRAVRGGFEHQGPGSVWFRMDASLVAGMATSPAARAVAAADFANGVASVLPFEQWLFPSTDLTAALLRRPEGDWVLVDAESWLGAEGRSLGQVRLGDERGWFGTATQTSLVEARHQEGRQG, via the coding sequence ATGACGGTTCGCGCGGCGTTCACGCGGGCCGATGATCCCGCCGAATATATTGCGATCGAAGGCGCGGCCGGACCCTGGTCGCCCGACACGTGCCACGGCGGTGCGCCCGCCGCGCTGCTGGTGCAGGTGGCCGAGGGCATCGCCGCGCCCGCGCCGATGTCGGTGGCGCGGGTGACGATGGACCTGCTGCGCCGCGTGCCGCTGGGGCGATTGCGGGTCGAGAGCCGGGTGGTGCGCGAGGGAAAGAAGATCCAGCTGCTCGCGCTGGAGCTCAGAGCGAACGGCGTCGAGGTCGCGCGAGCGACGGTGTTGCGGATGCGGCGCGAACCCGAGAGGGTTCCTGATCCGGTCTCGAGCCTGACCACACCGTTTCCCGGGCCCGATGCGGGCAGGGTAACGACCGGCGCCACCGGGGGCTTTGCCGGCTTGTTCACGATGCGCGCCGTCAGGGGAGGGTTTGAGCATCAAGGGCCGGGATCGGTGTGGTTCCGGATGGACGCGTCGCTGGTCGCAGGCATGGCGACCAGTCCGGCGGCGCGCGCGGTCGCCGCGGCGGACTTCGCCAACGGTGTCGCGAGCGTGCTGCCGTTCGAGCAATGGCTCTTTCCGAGCACCGATCTCACCGCGGCGCTGCTGCGCCGGCCCGAAGGCGACTGGGTGCTGGTCGATGCGGAAAGCTGGCTTGGGGCGGAGGGGCGAAGCCTCGGGCAGGTCCGCCTCGGCGACGAGCGCGGCTGGTTTGGGACTGCGACGCAGACGTCGCTAGTGGAAGCACGGCATCAGGAAGGGAGACAGGGATGA